DNA sequence from the Malus domestica chromosome 06, GDT2T_hap1 genome:
ATATCGATCTCATTCGCGGAAAATCGATATTAATCGGGTTGGTCAAAGGTTTAGTCGGAGGGGGTTCTTTGGTTTTAGAGATAAACTCCAAGTATTTCAGTGAAAAAGGGTTTAGCATTGTAATTTCTAAAAATGAAGGGGAGAGGGTGACAGCCGAGTGTTTCAAAAAATTGTCTAAAGGTTGTCCGTGGCGGGTGCATGCCTTTTTGTCCTgctaatggttttttttttatattcgtACTTTGAATAATGAACATATTTAGTAGTGGTTTAATTCGTGAGCAGAAGGGTGGCATGATGTCATCGAAAGTGGTGCTATCCGTTCTAATGGAGCAAGCTTCAAACTAACGTTGAAGCCTACTGAGATTGTAAAGGATAAATACAATCTCAGTTGGCTTCAACATTAGTTTGAAGCTTACTCATTAGAACGGATGACATCACTTTCGATGTCATCATGCCACCCTTCCGCTCACGAATTAGACCACTACAAGTATGTCCATTATTCAAAGTAcggatataaaaaaaataaaaataaaccatTAGCAGGACACAAAGTGGCATGCACCGGTCACGGACAACCTTCAAAAAACTTTTTGGAACACTCGATTGTCACCCTctccttttcattttttataaatacaaTACTAAACCTTTTTTCAATGAAATACGTACGGAGTTTCTCTCTAAAGCCAAAGAACCTCTTTGACCAACCCGATTAATATAGTTTTTCACGGGTAAGATAGATATGTTTGCGGTGGTGgtgcaacatgttttccaaagaAATTATTGGTATTACTgtatctcaaaaaaaaaaaaaaacgcaatGGATTCAAGTATGAAtgataaaaatatgaaaagaacAGAATGTGACATACTGCTGATAAACTTTTTCCAAACTTATAAAGAACTAGAAATACACTAATTTGGTAGAAACACATGCAGTAAAAGCAAGAAACCCTAAATTAGTGCCTTTTTTCATATTTCAAATTTGGTAAGAAGAtaaaaaactaaattaaaatacctaattttatgcaaatttgaaGACATGACAATGCATCCAATAACGTGTATTATGTATCTGATTCTTtaactttttattaattaaattgagAAATAAGCATAATATTCTTGATTTATTGTAATCgtttaaattaatataattattcAGTGTATACACAATTGTAATTCGCATAGTTTTTCCAGGACATTAGTTCTCATATTTCATGTTAATATGTAATAATTTGTAATGCCTTCCATTGCTTCTTCTATATTTGTACACATTAATTTCGCCTCCTTTGTGCATTCATCTCCAAGATTTTGTGCAttagtcttttatttttattttttatttttcaaaatcattAGCTCCCCTTATAAGAATTAATTgtatatatcaaacatgcaataaTGGTATTTTCGGCACCCGAAAAATGTCAAATGTGTAAAGTAGAATATAATCAATGAATTGGCTTATGTAAAATCCTAGtcgccaatttttttttatagtaatATTTTCAGTAAAAAATTACTGAAAAAAATTACTCTCCCCATTCTCACAAGTCATATTGCTATGTTTATTGATGTAAATTTTATTCTGCCAAAGTTATTTCCTCCCAGTTTGCCACTTGCATGATTCCCTAAATTCTTTGTCAATGCTTGAATTTGTCACCAAAGTTTAGCATTTAAATCCGCCAAAAGCAAGAAGACCAAATCCCCACAAAGCTATGTCAAACGTAAATTACGTAAAGGTGATTAAACCCTCCAACCTTTCTTGACTACTTTCTAAGAGCATCAAAAGATAAATGTCAAATATTAATTTGATGACTGATGTGGTAATGTCGGATTTCTCTTTTTCCAActgatattttttattgttataaAGGATATTTGTTGGAcccattttaaaaagaaatcaattaaaataaattttcaagatCTATAATCGGTGCATTAATGAGAcccacataataaaataatacaatattatttgacatcactttttttttttcaactaacATTACATTTTCTCATATGTCAATTCAAATAGGATTGACATTTCGATTGAAACTTGTTCCTGCCTTCAAATTTAATTATATAACTTTCCACTTAAAATTTGACTATCTCATTTAGAGATGGTCTTACCCATCACCGGCATAACATTCTTCAATTATCTAGAAAGTCCACGAAAAGTCGAGGAGACATTGGTAATCTGGTACTCTCACGTAGATTGTAGAATGTTCTACATAGCAGTCGTGAcaaaaaactgtgaaaaaaaccCTAGAAACCAAATGCCACCGCAAAATCAGACGCACTGTTGTTTCATTGCAGCATTGTGGCGATCGAGGAAGCCACGTCCATTTCTCGTACTACTTACCACAATATGTGTGGAACAAGAGAACCCCAGTTTTGACTGGGAAACCCTAATGAGGACGTACGTGCTGCCAAATTTTGCACCATTCATTCCTCCACTTGGCACCGAGGGCCTCAAGGTCACTCCTCTATATAATCCCACTCCAAGTCTCCAAAGCATGCAACTTCCACAGTCCAAAAACACACACTTTACAGCCCTTCTTAAAAGTGCATTAGTTGATTAATTTTCCTACTTAATCCTGTTTCATTAAGAAACACAATGTATGCAATAGTTTCCATGCAATCAATCTTTACAAGCTCTGTAGCTTATGGAGTTGGTAAGAGCAGAGTGAACCAGCTGATTGTTTCTGCTAATTATCCAGTTAGTCTACGTAAGCATGCTCACATGAGAGTAATCTCCATGGCCAAGGTAAATTTTTACTCTATATATGTCTTTGGTTAATCTAGCATTATGCATGTATTAGGGTCAGGGTTTTCATCACATTTGGGTTAATTGCAGGATGATCAGAAGGAGCAACCAACCACGTATGCATCAGAAAATTCAGAACCAGCTCCTTCATCACCTTTACCTCCTCGTCCTTCTCCTAAGGTAACTACTCCCTCAACCTATGTAAGGTAGCTTTCTTTAATTTGTCAAATTTAATTACTTTGTCCGACTCTATTAAACCACACATTTAGCGGCTACTAATTTTGAAATCAGAGTTCAAATTCTGCAAGATAAGCATTTTTATTATATGCTACGAAGCAATTTGATGAGAGAACATTGTGGGTGGAATTAGGATTgaatcataaataaaaattataagctCATGAAGagatattatatatgtatagatTCTCAAGGATATATACATGACAAACATATATGTGACATGTATACTTCCCTTTGTGTGCAGGTTACCCCAAAGATTTCAGACGTGCTTGCATTTAGCGGGCCAGCACCGGAGAGAATCAACGGCAGGCTAGCAATGGTGGGATTTGTTGCAGCTCTAGCAGTGGAGCTATCCAAGGGTCAGGATGTGTTTGCTCAGATATCGAACGGTGCAGGGATCCCATTGTTTCTTGGCACCAGCATTTTATTGACAGTGGCATCCCTGGTTCCTTTACTGAAAGGGGTGAGTGCGGAGTCCAAATCAAAGGGGCTCATGACTTCAGATGCTGAGTTGTGGAATGGAAGGCTGGCAATGTTGGGACTTGTAGCTTTGGCCTTCACTGAGTATGTGAAGGGTGGGACCCTAGTGTAGAGTAAATATCTTAAAAGGATGTAACATATTGTACTTACAATTtacaaattaatataaatatatagaaGAAAAGTGCTAAGGAAATTATCTCGAAAGTGAGAGTTTGCATAGACTCTCACCTCATGTCTTCGAcattatattttataatgtttttaTGATAATTGACGTTTATTTTGAAATGTAGAGGGTTCATAAAAAGTCTCATTGTGAGAGAATAACTTTGACATTTttctaggaaaaggatcctTTCTGGATCTCTTCCTCTTAATCCACCAAGTCCGGAAATCTAGACagttgaaatttaattcaacagCTACAAACAGGGGTTCACTTTAAAAGTTTAACGGTtgtatcaaatttcaatgactcGGATTTCCGAACTTGATGAATTAGAATAAAAGTATCCAGAAAGGATCCCTTTCCATTTTTCTATATAGAATGTCACATTTACATATTCCACCATCccaatatatacacacactttTTTGCTTTTTCCTTCATAGAATTTTTCTAAGGTGAA
Encoded proteins:
- the LOC103428261 gene encoding early light-induced protein 1, chloroplastic-like, which produces MYAIVSMQSIFTSSVAYGVGKSRVNQLIVSANYPVSLRKHAHMRVISMAKDDQKEQPTTYASENSEPAPSSPLPPRPSPKVTPKISDVLAFSGPAPERINGRLAMVGFVAALAVELSKGQDVFAQISNGAGIPLFLGTSILLTVASLVPLLKGVSAESKSKGLMTSDAELWNGRLAMLGLVALAFTEYVKGGTLV